The Desulfoscipio gibsoniae DSM 7213 genome contains a region encoding:
- a CDS encoding hydantoinase B/oxoprolinase family protein: MGTESKINPILVAVIGNRFDAITKEIGETMLRTSRSPIFSEARDLVTAVFDKHCRLVAQTAYIPILMGALPFVVKAIAEHFQGDIHEGDVFILNDPFSGNNHPPDINVVKPVFWEGELQFWSVSKGHHADVGGGGVAGYNPNAKSIYEECLRIPPTRLYHKGQYQKDVWNFILNNVFLTFLVEGDLHCQVGACKIGERGLHGLLGKYGPDVLYDAINELFDASERQMRAQIAKIPDGTYYAERYIDHDGINKDKMIKVAVNITVKGDDITFDLSPSDPQTPGYVNSTLPNTSSACYLSLVTAINPEARINEGAMRPVNIIAPEGLVVNAKHPAPTTCCTITTAATIIEANWLALAQSIPMQAQAGWGRWCSPTTVGFNTRTGRPFADIHFMCKGGGGATYGYDGWDHIGVVVCSGGLRSPDPELHEMVNPYFLLQYEYWPDSAGAGQWRGGMGVIYRWRVDAPNIPAANFGGGLRDETAPFGLAGGKPAPKHILYLKKTSGETIKVEAETFYQFDLGDIFEIYQSGGGGFGNPYDRPVEKVHQDVLNGIVSVEKALEDYGVVIKRDNFEVDVEATERIRNKSMA; encoded by the coding sequence ATGGGTACTGAATCTAAAATAAATCCAATTTTAGTAGCCGTTATCGGTAATCGTTTTGATGCTATAACCAAGGAAATAGGGGAAACTATGCTACGGACGTCCCGTTCTCCCATTTTTAGTGAGGCCCGGGACCTGGTGACAGCGGTTTTTGACAAACACTGCCGTTTAGTGGCCCAAACCGCCTATATACCAATCCTGATGGGTGCTTTACCTTTTGTCGTAAAAGCTATTGCTGAACATTTCCAGGGGGATATTCACGAGGGAGACGTATTTATTCTAAATGATCCATTTAGCGGTAATAATCACCCGCCGGATATTAACGTGGTCAAACCGGTTTTCTGGGAGGGCGAGCTGCAGTTCTGGTCTGTTTCTAAGGGACACCACGCAGATGTAGGTGGAGGCGGTGTGGCCGGCTATAATCCGAATGCTAAGTCTATTTATGAAGAATGTTTGCGTATACCACCGACCCGTTTGTACCATAAGGGCCAATATCAAAAGGATGTCTGGAACTTTATTCTTAATAACGTATTTCTAACTTTTCTGGTAGAAGGGGATTTACACTGTCAGGTAGGGGCTTGCAAAATTGGTGAAAGAGGGCTGCACGGATTACTTGGAAAATATGGACCCGATGTTTTATACGATGCTATAAATGAGTTATTTGATGCCTCCGAGCGGCAAATGCGTGCCCAGATCGCTAAGATTCCTGACGGTACTTATTATGCCGAGCGATATATAGATCATGATGGAATTAATAAGGATAAAATGATTAAGGTTGCGGTAAATATTACAGTTAAGGGTGATGATATCACTTTTGATCTGTCCCCAAGCGACCCTCAAACGCCCGGTTATGTAAATAGTACGTTACCTAATACTTCTTCAGCCTGCTACCTATCCCTTGTTACTGCCATAAATCCGGAGGCACGTATTAATGAAGGTGCCATGCGTCCGGTCAACATCATCGCACCTGAAGGGTTAGTGGTAAATGCAAAGCATCCGGCTCCCACCACCTGCTGCACCATTACCACTGCGGCTACCATTATCGAAGCGAACTGGTTGGCTTTGGCGCAAAGCATCCCCATGCAGGCGCAAGCGGGCTGGGGTAGATGGTGTTCGCCGACTACTGTAGGTTTTAACACTAGAACAGGGCGGCCCTTTGCCGATATTCATTTTATGTGCAAGGGCGGCGGCGGAGCTACGTATGGTTATGATGGTTGGGATCACATTGGGGTGGTGGTTTGCTCCGGCGGGCTGCGCTCACCGGATCCTGAACTGCATGAGATGGTTAATCCGTATTTTTTGTTACAGTATGAATACTGGCCGGATAGTGCCGGGGCAGGCCAGTGGCGCGGTGGAATGGGAGTAATTTATCGCTGGCGTGTCGATGCGCCCAATATTCCGGCTGCTAACTTTGGCGGCGGTTTAAGGGATGAAACAGCGCCCTTTGGTCTTGCCGGGGGGAAACCGGCTCCCAAACACATATTGTATTTGAAAAAAACGAGCGGAGAGACAATTAAAGTTGAAGCTGAAACCTTCTATCAATTCGATTTAGGCGATATTTTTGAAATATATCAAAGTGGCGGCGGTGGTTTTGGCAATCCCTATGATCGCCCGGTAGAAAAAGTTCATCAGGATGTACTTAATGGTATTGTTTCTGTGGAAAAAGCCTTGGAGGATTACGGTGTGGTAATCAAACGGGATAATTTTGAGGTTGATGTGGAAGCTACCGAACGAATTAGAAACAAATCAATGGCGTGA
- a CDS encoding hydantoinase/oxoprolinase family protein: protein MNGFYRIGIDVGGTFTDFLLVNDLGESLVYKTPTTPKDPTEGVFTGLKLMAGDKDLSVVEFLSQVKIIVHGTTITTNATLTGEGAKTGFITTKGFRDCLNMRRGMREEQYNPKQSPPPPLVPRYLIQVVDERVNCEGHEVTPLNEDDVRRAIRFFKQEGVEAVAVSLLFSFFNPAHEQRIKEIITEEAPGLYVSLSSEVLPQVRVYERHSTTALNAYVGPPLSRYLTKLKGRLAQEGFGGTLLIMQSNGGVMAPEIAIRFASNTLLSGPASGPTAGVFYAESQSARDIITIDMGGTSFDVCLVKDKKPAFTEEGQVGGYRLASPIIDIHTIGAGGGSIAWVDPGGILCVGPKSAGSEPGPVCYGHGGTQPTVTDANLVLGYLAADFFYGGKLKLDLDSARRAVGNLASELGLDIETTAAGIYKIVNANMADGVREVSVRRGHDPREFALVVAGGAGPIHAAAIASELDISLIIIPRESSVFCAAGMLISDLKHDFVRTYNAPVGQHDLIKIKELYQEMRDEAMRTLAAEGISREAVKLLYRADLRYIGQFNDVGVVWEETLIEDAIQNLSGAFHKRHDTLYGYSMPGAPLEFMNLRMLATGVTDKPSFNKFPYVGRDASDALKGERPVYFDGNFINTPVYDGLRMGYGNLIQGPAIVEQPTTTIIVTPEFDLTCDEYNDYILYPKGVKYNHIPR from the coding sequence ATGAATGGATTTTATAGGATCGGGATTGATGTGGGGGGCACCTTTACTGATTTTCTTCTTGTTAATGATTTAGGAGAAAGCTTAGTTTATAAAACCCCAACCACGCCAAAAGATCCTACCGAAGGGGTTTTTACCGGCCTCAAGTTAATGGCTGGAGATAAAGATCTTAGCGTTGTTGAGTTTTTAAGCCAGGTAAAAATTATAGTACACGGCACAACCATAACAACTAATGCAACTCTTACGGGGGAAGGTGCAAAGACTGGTTTTATTACCACCAAGGGGTTTCGGGATTGTCTTAACATGCGGCGTGGTATGAGGGAAGAACAATATAATCCCAAACAAAGCCCACCCCCTCCACTGGTACCACGTTATTTGATTCAAGTGGTGGATGAAAGGGTAAATTGTGAGGGGCATGAGGTTACCCCGTTAAACGAAGACGATGTGCGCAGGGCCATCCGGTTTTTTAAGCAGGAAGGCGTTGAAGCGGTTGCGGTTAGCCTTTTATTTTCCTTTTTTAACCCGGCCCACGAACAAAGAATCAAAGAAATAATAACCGAAGAAGCGCCAGGGTTATATGTTTCACTGTCATCTGAAGTGCTGCCCCAGGTTCGGGTTTACGAGCGTCACAGCACAACCGCACTGAACGCATATGTCGGCCCGCCGTTGTCTCGGTATCTAACCAAACTTAAGGGACGCTTAGCTCAGGAAGGTTTCGGTGGTACCTTGTTGATTATGCAGTCCAACGGCGGTGTAATGGCTCCCGAGATCGCTATCAGGTTTGCATCAAACACTCTTTTGTCCGGTCCGGCCTCAGGCCCTACTGCCGGCGTATTTTACGCGGAATCACAATCAGCCCGCGACATTATTACTATTGATATGGGGGGCACCAGCTTTGACGTATGCCTGGTAAAGGATAAAAAACCTGCGTTTACCGAGGAAGGACAGGTGGGAGGATATCGTCTTGCCTCGCCGATAATAGATATTCATACAATCGGGGCGGGTGGCGGAAGTATTGCCTGGGTTGACCCGGGTGGAATTCTTTGTGTGGGGCCTAAAAGTGCCGGTTCGGAACCGGGCCCTGTGTGTTACGGGCATGGGGGGACGCAGCCAACCGTAACAGATGCCAATTTGGTTTTGGGATATTTAGCTGCTGACTTTTTTTATGGTGGCAAATTAAAACTGGATTTGGATTCGGCAAGAAGAGCAGTGGGTAACCTGGCTTCCGAACTCGGATTGGATATAGAAACCACTGCCGCCGGTATTTACAAAATTGTTAACGCCAATATGGCTGATGGAGTTAGGGAAGTTTCGGTGCGTCGCGGCCATGATCCACGGGAATTTGCCCTGGTTGTGGCGGGTGGTGCCGGACCTATTCACGCTGCTGCTATTGCCAGTGAACTAGATATTTCGCTGATTATCATTCCCCGTGAATCATCAGTATTTTGCGCCGCCGGAATGCTCATCTCCGATTTAAAGCATGATTTTGTGCGCACTTATAACGCTCCGGTGGGGCAGCATGACCTGATTAAGATAAAAGAGCTATATCAAGAGATGAGAGATGAGGCTATGCGTACTCTTGCAGCGGAAGGAATTTCACGGGAAGCTGTTAAGCTGCTGTATAGAGCCGATTTGCGTTACATCGGCCAGTTTAACGATGTAGGGGTAGTCTGGGAGGAAACACTCATTGAAGATGCTATCCAAAATTTAAGCGGTGCTTTCCATAAACGACACGATACGCTATATGGTTATTCTATGCCGGGGGCGCCGCTGGAATTTATGAACTTACGTATGTTAGCCACAGGAGTAACAGATAAACCGTCTTTCAATAAGTTTCCCTATGTGGGTAGGGACGCATCAGATGCATTGAAGGGCGAACGCCCTGTATATTTTGATGGTAATTTTATAAACACGCCTGTTTACGACGGCCTAAGGATGGGTTACGGCAACTTGATACAGGGGCCGGCTATTGTAGAACAGCCCACTACTACCATTATTGTTACACCGGAATTTGATTTAACCTGTGATGAATATAACGATTATATACTTTATCCAAAGGGCGTTAAATATAACCATATACCCAGGTAA